The proteins below come from a single Aegilops tauschii subsp. strangulata cultivar AL8/78 chromosome 6, Aet v6.0, whole genome shotgun sequence genomic window:
- the LOC109767047 gene encoding protein TPR1 → MDQLSPSGPVPQPSWSLDIIPTKVVCTLSQGSNVTSMDFHPCHTLLLVGSANGEFTIWEIGTRERLVSEPFQIWNMQACSAQFQCVVAKDPSMAVSQVTWSPDGYMIGVAFTKHLIHLYAYEHQNKTREVVEIEAHSGEVNDIAFSQPNKQLCVVTCGDDKLIRVWDMHGQKIYSFEGHEAPVYSICPHHIDDIQFIFSTSLDGKLKAWFYDNVGSRVDFDVPGKWCTTMLYSADGTRLFSCGTSKQGDSHLVEWNQSEGSVKRSYSGFRKKPSGVVQGVVQFDIARNHILAAGEDNQIKFWDFDNTNMLACIEAGGALPSFPRLRFNKEGNLLAVTTVDSGFKIIANNDGLKSLLSFGNLPSEVFRSPYEASAMKVSGAPVVSGISPNIGRTDHLDRNYPAKPSPILNGGDPASGSIDKKRRISEEKSDKGKPWDLKEVLNPQKFRLDTMLETDQASKVSKVLDDDDLLREIIIRVGFPTTLVRAALVCKRWYHHASEPAFLRRFCERHPPCLLGFYVEDREDHKMASIRFFSLLNKPQELAAIIRSLLGYSWDAYRGAPANFLCSRNGRVFISLYDQVNRSKFTVGAHSLLCPERGLTVVPPFPHVEIQDGYSRTMNDLFSVEEVNDLSLLHVSVVSNMQRTKSTVHVHMWRHGDGVWRTYLTLDTDQLLDPRREPKAVLANNKIYIASAQSDIVVFDLTASSISMFQLPQGVEYGDRDTMLAQAQDASGYRVEDESYAPLRIKHVGDYAECIFLEMGRCALQLDVKCMQLRKVYIMAEEEVCLGDIHPLKMIWPPIFPALKDNPASSK, encoded by the exons ATGGATCAACTGAGTCCCAGTGGACCTGTTCCTCAACCCTCATGGTCATTGGATATCATTCCTACGAAAGTAGTTTGCACGCTATCACAGGGATCTAATGTAACTAGCATGGACTTTCATCCTTGTCATACACTATTACTAG TTGGATCTGCTAATGGTGAATTTACAATCTGGGAGATCGGTACGCGTGAGAGGCTGGTCTCAGAGCCCTTCCAAATTTGGAACATGCAAGCATGTTCAGCACAATTTCAG TGTGTCGTGGCTAAAGATCCCTCCATGGCCGTTAGTCAAGTTACATGGAGCCCTGATGGATACATGATTG GAGTTGCATTCACAAAACATTTGATCCATCTGTATGCATACGAGCATCAAAATAAAACACGTGAAGTGGTAGAG ATTGAGGCTCATTCTGGAGAAGTTAATGACATAGCTTTCTCCCAGCCAAATAAGCAACTATGTGTTGTCACTTGCGGAGATGACAAGCTTATTAGG GTTTGGGATATGCATGGACAGAAAATATATTCGTTTGAAGGGCATGAGGCACCTGTGTATTCTATTTGCCCTCATCACATAGACGATATTCAG TTTATTTTCTCAACTTCCCTTGACGGGAAATTGAAGGCATGGTTTTATGACAATGTGGGTTCTAGGGTGGACTTTGATGTTCCAGGAAAATGGTGTACTACAATGCTCTATAGTGCCGATGGAACTAG GTTGTTCTCATGCGGAACAAGCAAACAGGGAGACTCACATTTGGTCGAGTGGAACCAAAGTGAAGGATCTGTCAAGAGGTCATATTCTGGATTTCGTAAAAAACCATCTGGTGTAGTACAGGGTGTCGTGCAGTTTGATATAGCTCGGAATCACATTTTAGCTGCTGGCGAAGATAATCAAATTAAGTTTTGGGATTTTGATAACACCAACATGCTGGCCTGCATTGAAGCTGGCGGAGCCTTGCCA AGCTTTCCAAGATTAAGATTCAATAAAGAAGGCAATCTTCTTGCTGTTACTACAGTAGACAGTGGCTTTAAGATAATTGCAAATAATGATGGGCTCAAATCTTTACTGTCTTTTGGTAACCTGCCTTCCGAAGTGTTCAGATCGCCATATGAAGCTTCTGCGATGAAG GTCTCAGGTGCTCCTGTTGTCTCGGGCATCTCTCCTAACATTGGCCGAACTGATCACTTAGACCGAAACTATCCTGCAAAGCCATCTCCTATACTG AATGGCGGTGATCCAGCATCTGGAAGCATAGATAAAAAGCGAAGAATTTCAGAAGAAAAGTCTGATAAAGGGAAACCTTGGGATCTGAAGGAAGTTCTAAATCCCCAGAAATTTCGTCTTGATACAATGCTAGAAACTGACCAAGCCAGCAAG GTATCAAAGGTGCTCGACGACGATGACCTCCTCAGGGAGATCATTATCCGCGTCGGCTTCCCCACCACCCTTGTCCGTGCTGCCCTTGTCTGCAAGCGTTGGTACCATCATGCCTCTGAACCCGCCTTCCTCCGCCGTTTCTGCGAGCGCCACCCGCCCTGCCTCCTCGGCTTCTACGTCGAGGACAGGGAAGATCATAAAATGGCTTCTATTCGCTTCTTCAGTTTGCTAAATAAGCCCCAAGAGCTTGCTGCCATCATCCGCTCTCTGCTGGGCTACAGTTGGGATGCCTACCGCGGCGCGCCGGCCAACTTCCTCTGCTCCCGGAACGGCAGAGTCTTCATCAGCTTGTATGACCAGGTCAACCGCAGCAAATTTACAGTTGGGGCGCACAGTCTATTATGTCCTGAGAGAGGCCTGACTGTTGTCCCACCATTCCCACACGTTGAAATCCAGGATGGCTATTCCCGCACGATGAATGATCTCTTCTCGGTAGAAGAAGTCAATGACTTGTCCTTGTTGCATGTGTCGGTGGTGTCTAACATGCAGAGAACAAAATCTACGGTGCACGTACATATGTGGCGACATGGTGATGGGGTGTGGCGCACGTATCTTACCTTGGACACAGACCAGCTCCTTGATCCGCGACGGGAACCAAAAGCTGTGCTCGCCAACAATAAAATCTACATAGCAAGTGCCCAGAGCGACATTGTTGTCTTTGATTTGACTGCCTCGAGCATCTCTATGTTTCAGCTCCCACAAGGGGTGGAGTATGGCGATAGAGATACCATGTTGGCACAGGCTCAGGATGCTTCTG GTTACAGGGTTGAGGATGAGTCCTACGCTCCTCTTCGGATAAAGCACGTGGGTGACTATGCTGAGTGTATTTTCTTGGAGATGGGTCGATGCGCACTGCAATTAGATGTCAAGTGCATGCAGTTGCGTAAAGTGTATATCATGGCAGAAGAAGAAGTGTGTTTGGGTGATATCCATCCTCTTAAGATGATTTGGCCGCCGATATTCCCTGCGCTCAAGGATAATCCTGCAAG CTCCAAATAA
- the LOC109767049 gene encoding uncharacterized protein isoform X2 — MATKLTAIAFFLLLLTFGESSNRVEPPSSQENTFDTSAYAVRWDPDHAPSEEKGFGESSYAVHWDPDHSPSKENGFGESAYAVHWDPDHAPSKENGFGESAYAVHWDPDHAPSKENGFDESAYAVHWDPDHLPSKGNGFAESAYAVHWDPDRAPSNKGFGESAYAVHWDPDHAPSKDKGFGESAYAVHWDPDHAPSKENGFGASAYAVHWDPDHSPSKENGFDASSYAVHWDPDHAPSQQNGFDEGSYAVHWDPDHSPSKGNRFGESAYAVHWDPDRAPSKDKGFGESAYAVHWDPDHAPSKENGFGASAYAVHWDPDHSPSKENGFGASAYAVHWDPDHSPSKNGFGDSAYAVHWDPDHEHSTSAVPEAQAKRHQIKVQTGMLFLKKNLRVGTVLPQGTMFARGGSPKSVNSFFTPLESKYLATILSHYKISHSSIKAQQVADTLRSCGKPADKEEPHMCFSSCEAMARFATKALGVSGARAAITRIHGHETPNTMYVVAQIAQFSNNSVPCHPMDFPYEVFYCHRPREVQSLTVQLKGLKDGTPGVTATAMCHMNTSDWDQQYFELLGGERGEPICHYMPTNYIMFY, encoded by the exons ATGGCGACCAAGCTTACGGCAATAGCCTTTTTCCTGCTCCTGCTCACCTTTGGTGAGTCCAGCAACAGGGTTGAACCTCCATCTTCTC AAGAGAACACTTTTGATACGAGTGCTTATGCGGTTCGTTGGGACCCAGATCATGCACCATCTG AAGAAAAAGGTTTTGGTGAAAGTTCTTATGCGGTACATTGGGATCCAGATCACTCACCTTCAA AAGAAAATGGATTCGGTGAAAGTGCTTATGCGGTACATTGGGATCCCGATCACGCCCCTTCAA AAGAAAACGGGTTCGGTGAAAGTGCTTATGCGGTACATTGGGATCCAGATCACGCCCCTTCAA AAGAAAATGGTTTCGATGAGAGTGCTTATGCGGTACATTGGGATCCAGATCATTTACCTTCAA AAGGAAATGGGTTTGCTGAAAGTGCTTATGCGGTACATTGGGATCCAGATCGTGCCCCTTCAA ACAAGGGTTTTGGTGAAAGTGCGTATGCAGTACATTGGGATCCAGATCATGCACCTTCAA AAGACAAGGGTTTCGGTGAAAGTGCTTATGCAGTACATTGGGATCCAGATCATGCACCTTCAA AAGAAAATGGTTTTGGTGCAAGTGCTTATGCGGTACATTGGGATCCAGATCACTCACCTTCAA AAGAAAATGGTTTTGATGCAAGTTCTTATGCGGTACATTGGGATCCAGATCATGCTCCTTCTC AACAAAACGGTTTTGATGAGGGTTCTTATGCGGTGCACTGGGATCCAGATCATTCACCTTCAA AAGGAAATCGGTTTGGTGAAAGTGCTTATGCGGTGCATTGGGATCCAGATCGTGCCCCTTCAA AAGACAAGGGTTTTGGTGAAAGTGCTTATGCAGTACATTGGGATCCAGATCATGCCCCTTCAA AAGAAAATGGTTTTGGTGCAAGTGCTTATGCAGTACATTGGGATCCAGATCACTCACCTTCAA AAGAAAATGGTTTTGGTGCAAGTGCTTATGCGGTACATTGGGATCCAGATCACTCACCGTCAA AAAATGGTTTTGGTGATAGTGCTTATGCGGTACATTGGGATCCAGACCATGAACATTCAA CTTCTGCTGTTCCTGAAGCACAAGCCAAACGCCACCAGATCAAAGTTCAGACTGGCATGTTGTTCTTGAAGAAGAATCTGCGCGTTGGCACTGTACTGCCGCAAGGAACCATGTTTGCACGAGGCGGTTCACCAAAGTCTGTCAATTCTTTCTTTACTCCGTTGGAGTCAAAGTACTTGGCAACCATCCTTTCACATTACAAGATATCTCACAGCTCGATAAAGGCCCAGCAGGTAGCTGACACCCTTCGTTCATGTGGCAAACCGGCTGACAAGGAGGAGCCTCACATGTGCTTCTCATCTTGTGAAGCAATGGCCAGGTTCGCTACCAAAGCTTTGGGAGTCAGCGGTGCACGAGCAGCCATTACAAGAATTCATGGGCATGAGACCCCCAACACCATGTATGTTGTGGCACAGATCGCCCAATTCAGCAATAATTCGGTCCCATGCCACCCTATGGATTTCCCCTATGAGGTTTTTTATTGCCATAGGCCAAGAGAGGTGCAGTCTTTGACGGTGCAACTCAAAGGCTTGAAAGATGGAACACCAGGCGTGACGGCAACAGCCATGTGCCACATGAACACATCTGATTGGGACCAGCAGTACTTTGAGCTGTTAGGCGGAGAGCGTGGTGAACCTATTTGCCACTACATGCCTACCAATTACATCATGTTCTATTAG
- the LOC109767049 gene encoding uncharacterized protein isoform X1 — MATKLTAIAFFLLLLTFGESSNRVEPPSSQENTFDTSAYAVRWDPDHAPSEEKGFGESSYAVHWDPDHSPSKENGFGESAYAVHWDPDHAPSKENGFGESAYAVHWDPDHAPSKENGFDESAYAVHWDPDHLPSKGNGFAESAYAVHWDPDRAPSKDKGFGESAYAVHWDPDHAPSKDKGFGESAYAVHWDPDHAPSKENGFGASAYAVHWDPDHSPSKENGFDASSYAVHWDPDHAPSQQNGFDEGSYAVHWDPDHSPSKGNRFGESAYAVHWDPDRAPSKDKGFGESAYAVHWDPDHAPSKENGFGASAYAVHWDPDHSPSKENGFGASAYAVHWDPDHSPSKNGFGDSAYAVHWDPDHEHSTSAVPEAQAKRHQIKVQTGMLFLKKNLRVGTVLPQGTMFARGGSPKSVNSFFTPLESKYLATILSHYKISHSSIKAQQVADTLRSCGKPADKEEPHMCFSSCEAMARFATKALGVSGARAAITRIHGHETPNTMYVVAQIAQFSNNSVPCHPMDFPYEVFYCHRPREVQSLTVQLKGLKDGTPGVTATAMCHMNTSDWDQQYFELLGGERGEPICHYMPTNYIMFY; from the exons ATGGCGACCAAGCTTACGGCAATAGCCTTTTTCCTGCTCCTGCTCACCTTTGGTGAGTCCAGCAACAGGGTTGAACCTCCATCTTCTC AAGAGAACACTTTTGATACGAGTGCTTATGCGGTTCGTTGGGACCCAGATCATGCACCATCTG AAGAAAAAGGTTTTGGTGAAAGTTCTTATGCGGTACATTGGGATCCAGATCACTCACCTTCAA AAGAAAATGGATTCGGTGAAAGTGCTTATGCGGTACATTGGGATCCCGATCACGCCCCTTCAA AAGAAAACGGGTTCGGTGAAAGTGCTTATGCGGTACATTGGGATCCAGATCACGCCCCTTCAA AAGAAAATGGTTTCGATGAGAGTGCTTATGCGGTACATTGGGATCCAGATCATTTACCTTCAA AAGGAAATGGGTTTGCTGAAAGTGCTTATGCGGTACATTGGGATCCAGATCGTGCCCCTTCAA AAGACAAGGGTTTTGGTGAAAGTGCGTATGCAGTACATTGGGATCCAGATCATGCACCTTCAA AAGACAAGGGTTTCGGTGAAAGTGCTTATGCAGTACATTGGGATCCAGATCATGCACCTTCAA AAGAAAATGGTTTTGGTGCAAGTGCTTATGCGGTACATTGGGATCCAGATCACTCACCTTCAA AAGAAAATGGTTTTGATGCAAGTTCTTATGCGGTACATTGGGATCCAGATCATGCTCCTTCTC AACAAAACGGTTTTGATGAGGGTTCTTATGCGGTGCACTGGGATCCAGATCATTCACCTTCAA AAGGAAATCGGTTTGGTGAAAGTGCTTATGCGGTGCATTGGGATCCAGATCGTGCCCCTTCAA AAGACAAGGGTTTTGGTGAAAGTGCTTATGCAGTACATTGGGATCCAGATCATGCCCCTTCAA AAGAAAATGGTTTTGGTGCAAGTGCTTATGCAGTACATTGGGATCCAGATCACTCACCTTCAA AAGAAAATGGTTTTGGTGCAAGTGCTTATGCGGTACATTGGGATCCAGATCACTCACCGTCAA AAAATGGTTTTGGTGATAGTGCTTATGCGGTACATTGGGATCCAGACCATGAACATTCAA CTTCTGCTGTTCCTGAAGCACAAGCCAAACGCCACCAGATCAAAGTTCAGACTGGCATGTTGTTCTTGAAGAAGAATCTGCGCGTTGGCACTGTACTGCCGCAAGGAACCATGTTTGCACGAGGCGGTTCACCAAAGTCTGTCAATTCTTTCTTTACTCCGTTGGAGTCAAAGTACTTGGCAACCATCCTTTCACATTACAAGATATCTCACAGCTCGATAAAGGCCCAGCAGGTAGCTGACACCCTTCGTTCATGTGGCAAACCGGCTGACAAGGAGGAGCCTCACATGTGCTTCTCATCTTGTGAAGCAATGGCCAGGTTCGCTACCAAAGCTTTGGGAGTCAGCGGTGCACGAGCAGCCATTACAAGAATTCATGGGCATGAGACCCCCAACACCATGTATGTTGTGGCACAGATCGCCCAATTCAGCAATAATTCGGTCCCATGCCACCCTATGGATTTCCCCTATGAGGTTTTTTATTGCCATAGGCCAAGAGAGGTGCAGTCTTTGACGGTGCAACTCAAAGGCTTGAAAGATGGAACACCAGGCGTGACGGCAACAGCCATGTGCCACATGAACACATCTGATTGGGACCAGCAGTACTTTGAGCTGTTAGGCGGAGAGCGTGGTGAACCTATTTGCCACTACATGCCTACCAATTACATCATGTTCTATTAG